A single window of Gossypium hirsutum isolate 1008001.06 chromosome A10, Gossypium_hirsutum_v2.1, whole genome shotgun sequence DNA harbors:
- the LOC107925066 gene encoding U-box domain-containing protein 35 isoform X2, with product MWNPKGGQKRGAGNGLVAVAIDKDKGSQNALRWAVEHLLYRGQAVVLIHVTKPTYETSSLAPTKYTMDRQTKELFLSFHCFCTRKDIQCLDIILEDTDVVKALTEYVSHAAIEKLVLGAASRSGFMRKFRADIPSCVTKAAPDFCTVYTISKGKVSSLRNASRSAPFSSPLIDQIRKLNNNFSDPNLINAAVKAAADNKAMLKPRSSFESGSRSPPLPSTTRPSLLKAFADYPESDTDISFVSSDRPSTDRNSSLMFDSFIDSTKNSRLSTSTDYSMGSLRSGARWSESNIPPQNFSSVSFESGRSSCSSQNLDEVEAEMRRLRQELKQTMELYSTACREALTAKQQAMELHKYKNEEEQKLVEARQAEEAAMSAVEAERAKCKAAIQAAEAAQKHVETRKSSTLDGETLRETMEIKKMLEALSDSKIQYRKYTIEEIEEATDNFSPSRKIGEGGYGPVYKCYLDHTPVAVKVLRPDAAQGRLQFMQEIEVLSCIRHPNMVLLLGACPEFGILVYEYMSNGSLEDCLFRKGKMPALSWPIRFRIAADIAIGLLFLHQTKPEPIVHRDLKPANILLDHNFVSKIGDVGLARLVPAVAENMTQVRVTSAAGTFCYIDPEYQQTGVLGVKSDIYSLGILLLQLITAKQPMGLAHYVEQAIEQGTLFTEMLDPAVPHWPAEETMELAKLALRCAELRRKDRPDLSKEILPLLAKLRDMADEKMANLRFAGSPGASPKYSQHSISQSETD from the exons atgTGGAATCCAAAGGGAGGACAAAAGAGAGGAGCAGGGAATGGATTGGTTGCTGTGGCCATTGATAAGGACAAAGGCAGCCAAAATGCTCTTAGATGGGCTGTGGAACACCTTCTTTACAGAGGCCAAGCTGTTGTTCTTATTCATGTTACTAAACCAACAT ATGAAACAAGCTCACTTGCTCCAACTAAATATACGATGGATAGGCAAACCAAGGAATTGTTCCTGAGTTTCCATTGCTTTTGTACTCGAAAGGAT ATACAGTGCCTTGATATCATACTCGAAGATACAGATGTTGTAAAAGCATTGACAGAATATGTATCCCATGCTGCTATCGAGAAATTAGTTCTTGGTGCCGCTTCTAGAAGTGGATTTATGAG GAAATTCAGAGCCGATATTCCCAGCTGTGTAACCAAAGCCGCACCCGATTTCTGCACTGTCTATACAATATCCAAAGGGAAGGTCTCATCATTACGAAACGCCTCTCGATCAGCTCCATTTTCTTCTCCACTTATTGATCAAATCAGgaaactaaataataatttttctgaTCCTAACCTAATTAATGCTGCTGTAAAGGCAG CTGCTGATAATAAGGCTATGCTCAAGCCTCGTTCCTCATTTGAAAGCGGTTCCAG GTCACCACCGTTGCCAAGTACAACAAGGCCGAGCTTGTTGAAAGCCTTTGCTGATTATCCGGAATCGGATACCGATATCTCCTTCGTTAGCTCCGATAGACCCAGCACCGATCGGAACTCTTCCTTGATGTTCGATTCCTTCATCgattccaccaaaaattcacgcTTGTCAACCAGTACAGATTATAGCATGGGATCGTTGCGTTCAGGAGCCAGGTGGTCCGAAAGTAATATACCTCCACAAAATTTCTCCTCTGTGTCATTTGAAAGTGGAAGATCATCTTGTTCATCTCAGAATCTG gATGAAGTTGAAGCTGAAATGAGGAGATTGAGACAAGAACTGAAGCAAACAATGGAATTATACAGTACTGCTTGTAGAGAAGCCTTGACAGCAAAACAACAG GCAATGGAGCTGCACAAATACAAGAACGAAGAAGAACAAAAATTGGTAGAGGCAAGACAAGCTGAGGAAGCAGCAATGTCAGCTGTAGAAGCAGAGAGAGCAAAGTGTAAGGCCGCTATTCAAGCAGCTGAAGCAGCACAGAAACATGTTGAAACCCGAAAATCATCCACTTTAGATGGTGAAACTCTAAGAGAAACAATGGAAATCAAGAAAATGTTGGAAGCTTTATCCGATAGCAAAATCCAATACCGGAAATATACGATTGAGGAAATCGAGGAAGCTACCGACAACTTTTCTCCATCTCGGAAGATCGGAGAAGGAGGTTACGGGCCTGTTTATAAGTGTTACCTTGATCATACACCGGTTGCGGTAAAGGTTTTACGTCCAGATGCTGCTCAAGGGAGGTTACAATTTATGCAAGAG ATCGAAGTATTGAGCTGCATTCGCCATCCGAACATGGTGCTTCTTCTCGGTGCCTGTCCCGAGTTTGGCATTTTAGTCTATGAATACATGAGCAATGGAAGCTTAGAAGATTGCCTATTTCGTAAAGGGAAAATGCCGGCGTTGTCTTGGCCAATCCGATTCCGAATAGCTGCAGATATTGCCATAGGCCTGCTTTTTCTCCATCAGACAAAGCCCGAGCCCATCGTGCATCGCGACCTCAAGCCTGCCAACATCTTGCTAGATCATAACTTCGTTAGCAAAATCGGTGATGTCGGGTTAGCTAGACTAGTCCCTGCTGTTGCTGAGAACATGACACAAGTACGCGTAACTTCGGCAGCTGGTACATTTTGCTATATCGATCCGGAATATCAACAAACAGGAGTGCTGGGTGTGAAATCGGACATATATTCACTAGGAATCTTGCTACTTCAACTTATAACTGCGAAGCAACCGATGGGACTGGCGCATTACGTGGAGCAAGCGATAGAGCAAGGAACACTTTTTACGGAGATGTTGGACCCTGCGGTGCCGCATTGGCCAGCCGAAGAAACAATGGAACTAGCAAAGCTGGCACTTAGGTGTGCTGAACTTAGGCGTAAAGACAGACCAGATCTTAgcaaagaaattttaccattgcTTGCTAAACTCAGAGATATGGCAGATgagaaaatggctaatttgcgcTTTGCTGGTAGTCCTGGAGCTTCTCCTAAATATAGCCAGCATTCTATTTCACAG AGTGAAACGGACTGA
- the LOC107925066 gene encoding U-box domain-containing protein 35 isoform X1: MWNPKGGQKRGAGNGLVAVAIDKDKGSQNALRWAVEHLLYRGQAVVLIHVTKPTYETSSLAPTKYTMDRQTKELFLSFHCFCTRKDIQCLDIILEDTDVVKALTEYVSHAAIEKLVLGAASRSGFMRKFRADIPSCVTKAAPDFCTVYTISKGKVSSLRNASRSAPFSSPLIDQIRKLNNNFSDPNLINAAVKAAADNKAMLKPRSSFESGSRSPPLPSTTRPSLLKAFADYPESDTDISFVSSDRPSTDRNSSLMFDSFIDSTKNSRLSTSTDYSMGSLRSGARWSESNIPPQNFSSVSFESGRSSCSSQNLQDEVEAEMRRLRQELKQTMELYSTACREALTAKQQAMELHKYKNEEEQKLVEARQAEEAAMSAVEAERAKCKAAIQAAEAAQKHVETRKSSTLDGETLRETMEIKKMLEALSDSKIQYRKYTIEEIEEATDNFSPSRKIGEGGYGPVYKCYLDHTPVAVKVLRPDAAQGRLQFMQEIEVLSCIRHPNMVLLLGACPEFGILVYEYMSNGSLEDCLFRKGKMPALSWPIRFRIAADIAIGLLFLHQTKPEPIVHRDLKPANILLDHNFVSKIGDVGLARLVPAVAENMTQVRVTSAAGTFCYIDPEYQQTGVLGVKSDIYSLGILLLQLITAKQPMGLAHYVEQAIEQGTLFTEMLDPAVPHWPAEETMELAKLALRCAELRRKDRPDLSKEILPLLAKLRDMADEKMANLRFAGSPGASPKYSQHSISQSETD; this comes from the exons atgTGGAATCCAAAGGGAGGACAAAAGAGAGGAGCAGGGAATGGATTGGTTGCTGTGGCCATTGATAAGGACAAAGGCAGCCAAAATGCTCTTAGATGGGCTGTGGAACACCTTCTTTACAGAGGCCAAGCTGTTGTTCTTATTCATGTTACTAAACCAACAT ATGAAACAAGCTCACTTGCTCCAACTAAATATACGATGGATAGGCAAACCAAGGAATTGTTCCTGAGTTTCCATTGCTTTTGTACTCGAAAGGAT ATACAGTGCCTTGATATCATACTCGAAGATACAGATGTTGTAAAAGCATTGACAGAATATGTATCCCATGCTGCTATCGAGAAATTAGTTCTTGGTGCCGCTTCTAGAAGTGGATTTATGAG GAAATTCAGAGCCGATATTCCCAGCTGTGTAACCAAAGCCGCACCCGATTTCTGCACTGTCTATACAATATCCAAAGGGAAGGTCTCATCATTACGAAACGCCTCTCGATCAGCTCCATTTTCTTCTCCACTTATTGATCAAATCAGgaaactaaataataatttttctgaTCCTAACCTAATTAATGCTGCTGTAAAGGCAG CTGCTGATAATAAGGCTATGCTCAAGCCTCGTTCCTCATTTGAAAGCGGTTCCAG GTCACCACCGTTGCCAAGTACAACAAGGCCGAGCTTGTTGAAAGCCTTTGCTGATTATCCGGAATCGGATACCGATATCTCCTTCGTTAGCTCCGATAGACCCAGCACCGATCGGAACTCTTCCTTGATGTTCGATTCCTTCATCgattccaccaaaaattcacgcTTGTCAACCAGTACAGATTATAGCATGGGATCGTTGCGTTCAGGAGCCAGGTGGTCCGAAAGTAATATACCTCCACAAAATTTCTCCTCTGTGTCATTTGAAAGTGGAAGATCATCTTGTTCATCTCAGAATCTG caggATGAAGTTGAAGCTGAAATGAGGAGATTGAGACAAGAACTGAAGCAAACAATGGAATTATACAGTACTGCTTGTAGAGAAGCCTTGACAGCAAAACAACAG GCAATGGAGCTGCACAAATACAAGAACGAAGAAGAACAAAAATTGGTAGAGGCAAGACAAGCTGAGGAAGCAGCAATGTCAGCTGTAGAAGCAGAGAGAGCAAAGTGTAAGGCCGCTATTCAAGCAGCTGAAGCAGCACAGAAACATGTTGAAACCCGAAAATCATCCACTTTAGATGGTGAAACTCTAAGAGAAACAATGGAAATCAAGAAAATGTTGGAAGCTTTATCCGATAGCAAAATCCAATACCGGAAATATACGATTGAGGAAATCGAGGAAGCTACCGACAACTTTTCTCCATCTCGGAAGATCGGAGAAGGAGGTTACGGGCCTGTTTATAAGTGTTACCTTGATCATACACCGGTTGCGGTAAAGGTTTTACGTCCAGATGCTGCTCAAGGGAGGTTACAATTTATGCAAGAG ATCGAAGTATTGAGCTGCATTCGCCATCCGAACATGGTGCTTCTTCTCGGTGCCTGTCCCGAGTTTGGCATTTTAGTCTATGAATACATGAGCAATGGAAGCTTAGAAGATTGCCTATTTCGTAAAGGGAAAATGCCGGCGTTGTCTTGGCCAATCCGATTCCGAATAGCTGCAGATATTGCCATAGGCCTGCTTTTTCTCCATCAGACAAAGCCCGAGCCCATCGTGCATCGCGACCTCAAGCCTGCCAACATCTTGCTAGATCATAACTTCGTTAGCAAAATCGGTGATGTCGGGTTAGCTAGACTAGTCCCTGCTGTTGCTGAGAACATGACACAAGTACGCGTAACTTCGGCAGCTGGTACATTTTGCTATATCGATCCGGAATATCAACAAACAGGAGTGCTGGGTGTGAAATCGGACATATATTCACTAGGAATCTTGCTACTTCAACTTATAACTGCGAAGCAACCGATGGGACTGGCGCATTACGTGGAGCAAGCGATAGAGCAAGGAACACTTTTTACGGAGATGTTGGACCCTGCGGTGCCGCATTGGCCAGCCGAAGAAACAATGGAACTAGCAAAGCTGGCACTTAGGTGTGCTGAACTTAGGCGTAAAGACAGACCAGATCTTAgcaaagaaattttaccattgcTTGCTAAACTCAGAGATATGGCAGATgagaaaatggctaatttgcgcTTTGCTGGTAGTCCTGGAGCTTCTCCTAAATATAGCCAGCATTCTATTTCACAG AGTGAAACGGACTGA
- the LOC107924923 gene encoding thylakoid lumenal 17.4 kDa protein, chloroplastic isoform X1, with translation MLSRIINKTPWLSSSSTHEPLRVTCSSSASKRVPKSEESSSPLRTVACGLLAVCTVATASPVIAANQRLPPLSTEPNRCERAFVGNTICQANGVYNKPLDLRFCDYTNEKSNLKGKSVAAALMSDAKFDGADMSEAVMSKAYAVGASFKGTDFSNAVLD, from the exons ATGCTCTCCAGAATTATCAACAAAACGCCATGGTTGTCCTCTTCATCAACCCATGAACCTCTCAGAGTCACCTGTTCTTCTTCTG CTAGCAAACGTGTTCCCAAATCCGAGGAAAGCTCGTCTCCACTGAGGACTGTAGCTTGTGGCCTTCTTGCTGTATGCACCGTTGCCACTGCCTCGCCTGTGATTGCTGCCAATCAG AGGCTTCCTCCGTTGTCAACGGAGCCGAACCGATGCGAGCGTGCATTCGTTGGTAACACCATATGTCAGGCAAATGGTGTGTACAATAAGCCGCTCGATCTACGCTTCTGCGATTACACTAACGAGAAATCGAACCTGAAGGGGAAATCTGTTGCGGCTGCACTTATGTCGGATGCTAAGTTTGATGGTGCAGACATGTCTGAAGCTGTGATGTCAAAGGCTTATGCTGTTGGAGCTAGCTTCAAAG GTACAGACTTCTCGAATGCGGTTTTGGATTGA
- the LOC107924923 gene encoding thylakoid lumenal 17.4 kDa protein, chloroplastic isoform X2, with protein sequence MLSRIINKTPWLSSSSTHEPLRVTCSSSASKRVPKSEESSSPLRTVACGLLAVCTVATASPVIAANQRLPPLSTEPNRCERAFVGNTICQANGVYNKPLDLRFCDYTNEKSNLKGKSVAAALMSDAKFDGADMSEAVMSKAYAVGASFKDFSNAVLD encoded by the exons ATGCTCTCCAGAATTATCAACAAAACGCCATGGTTGTCCTCTTCATCAACCCATGAACCTCTCAGAGTCACCTGTTCTTCTTCTG CTAGCAAACGTGTTCCCAAATCCGAGGAAAGCTCGTCTCCACTGAGGACTGTAGCTTGTGGCCTTCTTGCTGTATGCACCGTTGCCACTGCCTCGCCTGTGATTGCTGCCAATCAG AGGCTTCCTCCGTTGTCAACGGAGCCGAACCGATGCGAGCGTGCATTCGTTGGTAACACCATATGTCAGGCAAATGGTGTGTACAATAAGCCGCTCGATCTACGCTTCTGCGATTACACTAACGAGAAATCGAACCTGAAGGGGAAATCTGTTGCGGCTGCACTTATGTCGGATGCTAAGTTTGATGGTGCAGACATGTCTGAAGCTGTGATGTCAAAGGCTTATGCTGTTGGAGCTAGCTTCAAAG ACTTCTCGAATGCGGTTTTGGATTGA
- the LOC107925065 gene encoding pollen receptor-like kinase 4 yields the protein MTILGTRIAILSLWSLVIVSLGDMGDTENLLKFKDSLANPSSLRNWNASTSPCKESMANWIGVICVKNKIWGLQLENMNLRGSVNIQILDKLPTLRIISLMNNNFEGIMVNIRKLEALKALYLSNNRFHGEIPDDAFEGMRSLKKVFLANNAFSGKIPSSLTVLPNLVILRLEGNQFEGHIPDFKQELKVVCLANNKLEGPIPKSLSRMSATMFSGNKNLCGKPLQACASSPPRPPPSSKEKTLSSAKIALIVLSTALLLLIIATLILFLTWRTHTESQKANVVNEAKRVSKSGSMVKAAGFDHGSTLMFLREGAQRFDLQDLLKASAEVLGSGNLGASYKVEMEKDDGIVVAVVKRYKQMNNEGKDEFYEHMTRLGKLNHKNLLPLMAYHYMKEEKLLVSEYTDNGSLATHLHGNPCEDKPGLSWQTRLKIIKGIARGLSHLYKELPTLILPHGNLKSSNVLLDHTFKPLMCDYGLTPLINQEQVHMFMAAYKTPEYALKGRVSKKTDVWCLGILILELLTGKFPENYVQPKYDSKANLGSWVKEKMSSESVFDDGLLGKKGDKRDEMMSFLKIGLTCCEEDLNKRPELKQVVQEIEQLGDDEDEDEDEDDDDDDEFCSTICEVNASICSEKCER from the exons ATGACAATACTGGGGACTCGCATTGCAATTCTCTCTTTATGGTCATTGGTCATTGTCTCATTAGGTGATATGGGTGATACTGAAAATCTTTTGAAATTCAAGGACTCATTAGCAAATCCTTCATCTCTTAGGAATTGGAATGCTTCCACTAGTCCATGTAAAGAAAGCATGGCTAATTGGATTGGTGTGATTTGCGTTAAGAATAAAATATGGGGTTTACAACTGGAAAATATGAATTTACGAGGATCGGTGAATATTCAAATTCTTGACAAGTTACCTACTTTACGTATTATAAGCCTCATGAACAATAATTTCGAAGGCATAATGGTTAATATACGGAAACTGGAAGCATTGAAGGCATTGTATTTATCGAATAATCGTTTTCATGGTGAGATTCCTGATGATGCATTCGAAGGGATGAGATCGTTAAAAAAAGTGTTTTTGGCTAATAATGCTTTTTCGGGTAAAATTCCATCCTCCTTAACAGTGTTACCTAACCTTGTGATATTGAGACTAGAAGGGAATCAATTTGAGGGTCATATACCGGATTTTAAGCAAGAATTGAAGGTGGTGTGCTTGGCTAATAATAAATTGGAAGGTCCTATCCCTAAAAGCTTAAGCCGAATGAGTGCAACCATGTTCTCAG GCAACAAGAATTTATGTGGGAAACCATTACAAGCATGCGCTTCCTCTCCACCTAGACCTCCTCCTTCGTCAAAAGAAAAAACACTATCTTCAGCGAAAATAGCATTGATTGTGTTATCCACAGCATTACTATTACTCATCATAGCAACACTCATTCTATTCCTGACTTGGAGGACCCATACAGAGTCTCAAAAAGCAAACGTGGTGAATGAGGCAAAAAGGGTATCTAAAAGTGGGAGCATGGTGAAAGCAGCAGGTTTCGACCATGGATCGACATTGATGTTCTTAAGAGAAGGTGCCCAAAGGTTCGATCTACAAGACTTGTTAAAGGCATCGGCTGAGGTACTTGGGAGTGGGAATTTGGGGGCATCGTATAAGGTTGAAATGGAGAAAGATGACGGGATTGTTGTTGCAGTGGTGAAAAGGTATAAACAAATGAATAATGAAGGGAAAGACGAGTTTTATGAACATATGACGAGGTTGGGGAAGTTGAATCATAAAAACTTGTTGCCTCTTATGGCTTATCATTATATGAAAGAGGAGAAATTGTTGGTTTCTGAATACACCGATAATGGTAGCTTGGCTACTCACCTTCATG GCAACCCTTGTGAAGATAAACCAGGTCTTAGTTGGCAAACTCGATTGAAGATCATAAAAGGTATAGCTAGGGGTTTAAGTCATCTATACAAGGAGTTACCCACCTTAATACTACCCCATGGCAATTTAAAATCATCCAACGTACTTTTAGACCACACATTTAAGCCATTGATGTGTGATTATGGGTTAACACCATTGATCAACCAAGAACAAGTTCATATGTTCATGGCTGCTTACAAAACACCAGAATATGCTCTAAAAGGTCGTGTTAGCAAGAAAACCGACGTGTGGTGTTTAGGGATATTGATTTTAGAGCTGTTAACGGGTAAGTTCCCAGAGAACTATGTGCAGCCAAAGTATGACAGTAAAGCAAATTTAGGCAGTTGGGTGAAAGAGAAAATGAGCAGTGAATCAGTGTTTGATGATGGGTTATTGGGAAAAAAGGGTGATAAAAGGGATGAAATGATGAGTTTTTTAAAGATTGGGTTAACGTGTTGTGAAGAGGATTTGAATAAAAGACCTGAGTTGAAACAAGTGGTGCAAGAGATTGAACAATTGGgtgatgatgaagatgaagatgaagatgaagatgatgatgatgatgatgagttcTGTTCTACTATATGTGAAGTGAATGCAAGTATATGCAgcgaaaaatgtgaaagatga
- the LOC107925190 gene encoding pyrophosphate-energized membrane proton pump 3, translated as MMIVDDVENGSLGPYQDRPRTFPNMRSKPYTPLIFRILMGINVRILVILLLLGFGYVFYIGASTSPIIVFVFSVCIISFLLSIYLTKWVLSKDEGPPEMAQISEAIRDGAEGFFRTQYGTISKMAFLLALVILGIYLFRSTTPQQESSGIGRVTSAYITVAAFLLGALCSGVAGYVGMWVSVRANVRVSSAARRSAREALQVAVRAGGFSALVVVGMAVIGIAILYATFYVWLGVDSPGSMKVTDLPLLLVGYGFGASFVALFAQLGGGIYTKAADVGADLVGKVEQGIPEDDPRNPAVIADLVGDNVGDCAARGADLFESIAAEIISAMILGGTMAQRCKIEDPSGFILFPLVVHSFDLVISSIGILSIRSTRDSSVKAPIEDPMAILQKGYSVTIVLAVLTFGGSTRWLLYTEQAPSAWLNFALCGLVGIITAYVFVWITKYYTDYKHDPVRTLALSSSTGHGTNIIAGVSLGLESTALPVLVISVSIISAFWLGHTSGLVDETGSPNGGLFGTAVATMGMLSTAAYILTMDMFGPIADNAGGIVEMSQQPESVREITDVLDAVGNTTKATTKGFAIGSAALASFLLFSAYMDEVASFANESFKQVDIAIPEVFVGGLLGSMLIFLFSAWACSAVGRTAQEVVKEVRRQFIERPGIMDYKEKPDYGRCVAIVASASLREMIKPGALAIISPIVVGFLFRVLGHYTGHPLLGAKVVAAMLMFATVSGILMALFLNTAGGAWDNAKKFIETGALGGKGSDSHKAAITGDTVGDPFKDTAGPSLHVLIKMLATITLVMAPVFL; from the exons ATGATGATTGTAGATGACGTTGAGAATGGCAGTTTGGGGCCTTACCAGGATAGACCAAGGACTTTCCCCAACATGCGTAGCAAGCCTTATACTCCTTTG ATTTTTCGAATTCTCATGGGAATAAATGTTCGTATTCTTGTTATACTTCTCCTTTTGGGCTTTGGATATGTCTTTTACATTGGAGCAAGTACTTCTCCAATCATTGTTTTTGTCTTCTCAGTTTGCATCATCAGCTTCCTTTTGTCTATATATCTTACAAAGTGGGTCCTTTCCAAGGATGAAGGGCCTCCAGAGATGGCTCAG ATATCAGAGGCTATACGTGATGGAGCAGAAGGTTTCTTCAGGACACAATATGGTACTATCTCCAAGATGGCATTTTTGCTAGCTCTGGTGATTCTTGGCATATATTTGTTTCGCAGTACAACTCCTCAACAAGAATCCTCAGGCATAGGAAG GGTAACATCTGCATATATCACTGTTGCTGCATTTCTTCTGGGGGCTCTATGTTCAGGTGTCGCTGGCTATGTTGGGATGTGGGTATCAGTTCGTGCAAATGTCCGTGTCTCCAGTGCAGCAAGACGGTCTGCAAGGGAGGCCTTGCAG GTAGCTGTCCGTGCTGGTGGTTTTTCTGCCTTGGTGGTGGTTGGTATGGCTGTGATTGGTATAGCTATCCTTTATGCAACATTTTATGTTTGGTTGGGAGTGGATTCACCTGGTTCGATGAAGGTTACAGATT TGCCTCTCCTTCTTGTGGGATACGGTTTTGGAGCTTCATTTGTTGCCCTGTTTGCTCAGTTGGGTGGTGGGATATATACAAAAGCAGCTGATGTTGGGGCAGATCTTGTTGGAAAAGTAGAACAGGGAATACCTGAAGATGATCCTAGAAATCCGGCAGTAATTGCAGATTTG GTTGGAGACAATGTTGGCGATTGCGCTGCTCGAGGTGCAGATCTTTTTGAAAGCATTGCAGCAGAGATAATTAGTGCAATGATTCTTGGTGGAACAATGGCTCAGCGTTGTAAAATTGAAG ACCCATCTGGCTTCATTCTGTTTCCTCTTGTTGTGCACTCATTTGACCTGGTGATATCATCAATTGGAATACTTTCAATTAGGAGTACTCGTGACTCCAGTGTGAAAGCTCCAATAGAGGATCCAATGGCAATCCTTCAGAAAGGATACTCTGTTACAATAGTTTTGGCTGTACTGACATTTGGTGGG TCTACTCGGTGGTTGCTTTATACTGAACAAGCACCTTCTGCATGGTTGAACTTTGCCTTGTGTGGGCTGGTTGGAATTATTACAGCTTATGTTTTTGTCTGGATAACCAAATATTACACTGACTACAAGCATGATCCTGTACGCACATTAGCTCTTTCTAGCTCCACAGGGCATGGGACTAACATTATTGCTGGAGTCAGTCTGGGCCTGGAGTCGACAGCTCTTCCTGTTCTTGTGATAAGTGTATCTATTATTTCTGCTTTTTGGCTGGGTCACACCTCTGGACTGGTGGATGAAACAGGAAGTCCAAATGGTGGGTTGTTTGGCACAGCTGTAGCAACAATGGGAATGCTCAGCACTGCTGCTTATATCTTAACGATGGATATGTTTGGCCCAATAGCTGATAATGCTGGTGGAATTGTAGAGATGAGTCAGCAG CCAGAGAGCGTGCGAGAGATTACAGATGTTCTTGATGCTGTTGGGAACACGACAAAAGCTACCACCAAAGGTTTTGCCATTGGATCTGCAGCACTTGCTTCTTTTCTTCTGTTTAGTGCATATATGGATGAGGTTGCATCTTTTGCTAATGAATCTTTTAAACAG GTGGATATTGCAATTCCTGAGGTTTTTGTTGGTGGATTGTTGGGATCCATGCTTATATTCTTGTTTAGTGCATGGGCCTGTTCTGCAGTTGGTCGAACGGCTCAGGAGGTTGTTAAGGAAGTAAGAAGACAATTTATTGAGAGGCCTGGGATAATG GACTACAAGGAGAAACCAGATTATGGTCGCTGTGTTGCTATTGTAGCATCGGCATCTTTGAGGGAGATGATAAAGCCTGGTGCATTGGCTATCATATCACCAATAGTAGTTG GTTTTTTGTTCCGTGTTTTGGGACACTATACTGGACATCCTCTACTTGGAGCAAAAGTTGTAGCTGCTATGTTGATGTTTGCAACAGTTTCTGGCATTTTAATGGCTCTCTTTCTTAACACTGCCGGAGGTGCATGGGATAATGCGAAGAAGTTTATTGAGACAGGAGCTCTTGGTGGAAAAGGCAGTGATTCTCATAAAGCAGCTATTACCGGAGATAC CGTTGGAGATCCATTCAAAGACACGGCTGGACCATCACTTCACGTGCTAATTAAAATGCTAGCTACAATAACGCTTGTTATGGCACCAGTGTTTCTATGA